TTCTTCTCTAAGACTTTCAATTGCTCTAGTTATATCTTTCGTATTGTTACTTAATGATTTCATACTTTCTTGCATTGCTTTCATAGCTTCTACCATAATTCTTACCTCCAATTTATATTACATTACTACTAAACTCTTATATTATATTATTCTATGGTCTAAATAGAATTCCTTTAAAAAAAATAAAAAAAATGAACTTAAATTTTTATAATAAGTCCATTTTCTCAATTAAAAATTATTTTTATAAGTCATTAATTTTTGCTATAAACCTCTATAAAGCTATTTAGCATTATATAAGTCAGCCAATAATTTATCTGTGTCTAAATTATTTTTTTCTATATCTTTAAAATATCTATAAGTTCCTACTTTTAATTCTGCACAAGCTGCTTCATCAGAAACTATTATTCCACATCTATGTAATTGTAAAGCAGAAATAGTCCACATATGATTTACTCCTTCTTCCACTCCATAGTGAAGTGCTCTTGCTTTATTAAGTCCAGTTACCATAATAAGAACTTCTTTTGCATCAAGTATTGTTCCAACTCCTACAGTTAATGCTAATTTAGGAACTGCATTTATATCTCCTCCAAAAAATCTGGCATTAGCAACTATTGTATCCATTGTAAGTTCTTTATCTCTAGTTCTTGAAGTAAGAGATGATCCAGGTTCATTAAAAGCTATATGTCCATCTGGTCCTATCCCTCCTAAAAATAGATGAATTCCACCATATGATTTTATTTTATCTTCATATCTTTGACATTCTTTTTCATAATCTTCAGCCATTCCATTAAGTATATTTATATTCTCTTTTTTTATGTCTATATGGTTAAAGAAATTAGTAAACATGTAGTAATGATAACTTTGATCATTATCTGGAGTAAGTCCTACATATTCGTCCATATTAAAAGTGACTACATTTTCAAAAGAAACAATTCCATCTTTATTTAATTGAATAAGTCTTTTATACATTTCTAATGGTGTTCCACCAGTTGGAAGTCCTAAAACAAAAGGTTTTTCTTTTGTAGGTTTAAACTCATTAATTTTTTTTGCTACATATACTGCAGCCCAATCTCCAACTTTTTTGTCTGTGATGATAACTCTCATAATACCCTCCATATGTTCTTATTTAAAAAAATTTATTAATTAGCTTAACTTAAACCCTTTTACAAGTTCAATTGCATTGAAAATATAATCTTGTAAATCTTCATTTTCCAACATAAGCTTTATGTATATCATATCTACCACTGTCAACTGAGATATTCTTGGAGATAAAGCTGTTGCTCTGAAATCACTTTTCATTTCCACTGTACTTAATTTTATATCTCCCAATTCTCTTATAGGACTTTGAACTACACTTGTTAATGTGATTATTTTTATTTTTTTATTCTTTGCAGCTTTTGCAAGGTTAAATACTTCTAAAGTTTTTCCACTGTGAGATATTACAAAAAGTACATCATTTTCATTCATTGTAGCCAGACAACTCAACTGCATATGAGTATCAGCTTCAAATAAAGTTTCTTTTCCTAATTCCAATAATTTAAAGTGAAAATCTTTAGCTACTATACCTGAAAACCCTACTCCTGCAAGCATAATTTTTCTAGCATCAGATATTGCTTTTACAGCCTTTTCCAACTCTTTAAAATCAGTTATTTCATAAGTGTTATTTACAGCCATTGTATTTTCAGTGGCCACTTTTTTCCCAATTATTTCAAAAGTATCTGTAGGTTTGATTTCTTCATGCATTATATTCACATGTGATTCAGCTTTTCTATTTCCGATATCTTGACTAAGTGAAAGCTTAAAGTCTGGAAACCCTTTGAATCCAAGTTTTTTTGAAAACCTTACAATAGAAGCCTGACTTGTTTCACAGTTATTTGCAATCTCATAAGTATTGAGATTTTTTATCCTTTCAGGATCAGCTAATATATATTCAGCTATTTTCTTTTCAATAGATGTAAGCTCATTTTTCATAGCATTTAATTTGATAATCACTCCCATTTTAAAACGCCCCCTTTAAATTTCAGTTCCCCCTTGATATATATTTTCCATTTTCATTTCTTTTTCAATACTGTTTAAAACATCTCTTTTATTAAGACTCCACAGTGGTGCGATTAATGTATCTCTATTTCCGTCCCCTGTCAGTCTATGTATAACTATATTATACGATATATTTTGCAATATTTTAACTACTTTTTTCACATATTCATCTTTTTTTGTATTTTTAATTCATTTTTTTTATATAAGGTTTCAAGCTTGGTATTTTTAATAATATGAAGTAAGTGAATTTTTATTCCCCATGTTCCACATTTTTCTGAAAATAGAGCTGTATCTAAAGAATCATTTTCCTTTTCTCCTGGAAGACCTATAATTATATGAGTAACAAATTTTATATTTCTACTTTTCAGTTTTTCAGCTGCTTCTTCATAAGTTTTCAAAGAGTATTGTCTATTGATAATTTTTGCAACTTCTTCATTTATAGTTTGCAGCCCCAGTTCTACCCATAAAAAATATTTGTTATTTATTTCACTCAATAATTCTATTATATTTTCCCCAAGACAATCTGGTCTGGTAGCAATAGCCAACCCTATAACTCTAGGGTGGGAAAGAGCTTCATAATATATTTTTCTTAGATAATCTATATCAGCATATGTATTTGTAAAATTTTGAAAATATGCTATAACTTTCCCTGAAGGAAATTTATTTTCAATAAGTTTCAGTTGTTCCTCTATCTGCTCATCAATAGATAATCTCCTACTTCCAGCAAAATCTCCACTACCACTTTCACTACAGAAAATGCAACCTTTAGTACTTAGAGTTCCATCTCTATTTGGACAAGTAAATCCCCCATCTAATGATACCTTATATATTTTTTCTCCAAAAGTATTTTTAAAATAATTATCTAATGAATTATACCGTTTTTTATTATTCATTATTATTCCTTTCTAAAATTGAAACTTCTTTATTACATTGTAATAAATTTTCAAGGAAAAAGAAACATTATATTTTAAATAAATTTAAGAAAAAATTGAAAATAATCAATAAAACATTTCATATTACTTCATTATTATATTATAATGTTATTAATACTAAATATTAGAGAAGAAAAACTAATCTCCACAGTATATTACATAAACTGTAAAAAGGTTTAATAAATAAAAAATTATTATATGAACACTACATGAGAAGAAAAGAAAAAACTATACTACAGTATCTAATAACAGTATTACATAAATTGTAAAAAGATTTAATAAATAAAAAATTATTATAAAATATTATATGGGAGAAAAGGAGATGATTATATAAAAATCAAAAATATTATATCCCTTAACAGCTTTTAAAATATATGTAATAATATGGGAGGAACAAATGAACAGGCAACTAAGAGCAAATTTTTTTGTAGGGTTGGTAGCTTTATTCTGGGGATCAACTTATTTTCTAACCAAGATAGGAATAGGAATGCTTGAACCTTTTAATCTCACTTCATTAAGATTCGCTACAGCATTTCTAGTGACAGCTCTATTTTTCCGTAAGAGAGTATTAAAAGTTGATAAAGTAACTTTAAAATACTCAATTATATTAGGAATACTTGCATTTATCTCAGTACTTACAATGACTATAGGAGTAAAATACACAAGTGCTTCTAATGCAGGTTTTCTTATAAGTCTTTCAGTAGTAATGATTCCATTAATATCTGTAATTTTTTTAAAGAAAAAAATAAAATTTAAGCTGCTAGTAAGTGTTATTTTAGCAACTATCGGAATAGTTCTCCTCACTTTAAATGAGCAATTAACCATTAATAAAGGAGATATCCTGTGCATCATTTGTGCTCTTGCTTTTGCCCTTCAAGTTTTAGTTATGGAAAGGATACCTAAGAATGCTGATTCAGTAGCCATAGGTGCTTTACAGCTTGGAATAGTCGGTGTTATGAATGGAATTATTTCATTTACTATTGAAACTTTTAAATTTCCACATAATCTGAAATTATGGGGAGTAATAATGTTATTGGGAATATTCTGTACAGCCGTTTGCTATATTATGCAGATATATGCTCTTAAAGATACCAGTGCTATACAGGCTGGAATAATACTATCCCTTGAGCCTGTATTTTCAGCAATTTTTGCCTTTGTATTTCTCGGAGAACTTCTTTCTACAAAAGGTTATATAGGAGCAGTCTTATTATTTATAAGTGTTATTTTAGCTGGAGTTATTTAGTTATAACTCCATTTTTATATTCTGGAACAATATCAAACATATCCATAGTGAAACAATGATTCATATCACCATAAAAACCTATTGTCTTTAAATATTCAAAATGCTTGCTCCCTTCAAGAGTATTTTCGATAGAAATAGATGTTTCAGCCAATTTTTTCATAGCAAGACTGATATCTGTAAGATACACATTTTTATTTTTTTCTTTTACTCTTTTTATTATTTCTCCTGCACATAGGGCATCATCTAGAGAAAAATTATTATCAGTACCTGAGCATACTATAACAGTATCATCATTTTCTTTCAATATTTTTTCAGCTACACTTTCTACATTTAAAAAAGCTGCTATAAATAATTTTTTAGAACCATTAGCAGAATTTTCTATAGCTCTTGTTCCGTTGCTTGTTGTCATAAACATATCTTTTCCTTCTACAGCTTCTCTAGTATATTCCAATGGGGAATTTCCAAAATCAAATCCTTCGATTTTTAATCCTTTTCTTTCACCACCTAATACAAAAGATTTAGATTTTTTTGAATTTTCCAACACACTTTCTATATCTTTATAGGGATATACTGCTTTTGCTCCATTGGCAAGAGCTGTTATCATAACACTTGTTGCACGTAGTACATCTATTATCACTACAATTTTATCTTTTATTTTTTCAGGTTGAATATCTGCTGCTGTTAAAATTACATCTATTTTCATTTCTTTTCTCCTTAATACATATTTATACAATAATTATATCACTTTTAATAAAAAATAAAAGCAAAATAAGAGGCTGTTGGATTTCTGATAGCTCAAGAGAAAAACACTGAAAAGAAAAAGGAGTTGTGATTTACAACAACTCCTTAAAAATTATATAATCTGAATTATTTATTTGATTAAGTAAAAATCATATATCTATTAAACCACTTTGAAACAGATTACTTCTTTTCCCAATTTTGTTTTTCTTAACTGGAAATCATATCTTTGATATAAGTTTAAAATTAAATATCTATTTTTTAATTAAAATATTTTTGAAGAAGTTTATCATAAGTTCCATTTTCTTTAATTTCTTTAAGAGCTTTTTCTACTTTCTCTAAAAGAGCCTTATCATTTTTTCTGACAGCAATAGCATATTCTTCCTGCTCTGCATCAGCATCTGCCAGAACCAGTCCCTTATTTTGTGCAACATAATTTTTTGCTGGTTCAGAATCTAAAACAACAGCTTCAACTTTTCCAGCTTGAAGTGCCATTATTCCTGCATAGGCAGCATTGAATCTTTCAATTTTTACTCCTTCAATTTCACTGACTACCATATCTCCTGTAAACCCAAGCATAACTCCTACTTTTTTCCCTTTTAAGTCATTAAAAGATTTTATAGAATCATTTCCTTCTTTTACTATAATTACCTGACTTGCAGTGTAGTAAGGCTGTGTAAAAGATACAGTTTTCATTCTCTCTTCATTAGCAGTCATTCCAGCTATTACCAAATCAACTTTTTTCATTTGAAGTGCAGGAAGAAGTCCATCAAAAGCCATATCTACTATTTTTATATCAGCATCTAAGATTTTTCCTATTTCATTTACCAGTTCCATATCGAATCCTTTTATTTCCCCATTTTCAAGATATTCAAATGGTGGAAATTCTGCATTTGTTCCTACATAAATTTTTTCCTTAGCAAAGGCTGTTACTGATAGTGACAACACCATTGCTCCCATAACTAAAGACTTAAACAATTTTTTCATATTAATCTCCCTCCTTGTACTACTATACTACTATTAAACTACAAATTCTCTATTTATTCAAGACTTTCTCTAAAAATTCTTTAGCTCTTTCATGTTTCGGATTATCAAATAGTTCAGCAGGGGTAGTATCTTCCAGTATATCTCCTCTATCCATAAAAAATAATCTGTTTGCAACATTTCTTGCAAATCCCATTTCATGTGTTACTATGAGCATTGTCATTCCTTCCTTTGCCAGACCTCTCATAACATCAAGAACCTCTTTAATCATTTCTGGGTCAAGAGCAGATGTAGGCTCATCAAAGAGCATTACTTCTGGTTCCATAGCGAGAGCTCTTGCTATAGCTATTCTCTGTTTTTGTCCTCCTGAAAGCTGATTAGGATAAGCATCGGCTTTTTCTCTCAAACCTACTTTATCTAATAATGCCATAGCTTTTTTATCTGCTTCCTCCTGTGAATATCCTTTTAATTTCATAGGTGAAAGAGTCAGATTTTCTAAGACTGTCTTGTGAGGAAAAAGATTAAAATGCTGAAATACCATTCCTACTTTTTCACGAACTTTATTTATGTCAGTTTCTGGAGCCATAAGATCTTCACCTTTTACATAAATATGTCCATCTGTAGGTTCTTCAAGTCTATTTAGACATCTAAGAAAAGTAGATTTTCCACTTCCTGAAGGACCTATTATTGCTACAATATCCCCTTTATGTATTTCTGCACTTATATTTTTTAATACTTCTAATTTTCCAAAATTTTTATACAAATTAACTACCTTAATCACTTACCTTCAACCCCTTTTCAATTCCTCTCATGAATTTAGTAAATACTGCTGTTAATACCAGATATATTAAACCTACTGCCAATAGAGGTTCAACTCCTCTATATGTTTGACTTGTTATAATATTTGCCGATCTCAGCAAGTCCACTCCACCAATAAATCCAACTATTGATGTTTCTTTCAACAAAGTGATAAATTCACTTACCAATGCTGGAAGTATTTTCTTTACAGCCTGAGGAATAATTATTTCCTTCATTGCAATACCATAAGGCATTCCCAAAGCTCTTGCAGCTTCCATCTGACCTTTATCAAGTCCTTCTATCCCAGCTCTTATTATTTCAGCAACATATGCACCAGAGTTGATTCCAAAAGACAGACCAGCTATGACAAGTATAGGTGTATCTCTCAATGCTCCTACAAATATAAGGTTAGCAAGAATCATAAGCTGTACCACAGCTGGTGTTCCTCTTATAAGGTCTACATATGCAAATGCCAGTGATGACAGAGGATTAAACTTTTCCCAACCCTTTCTATGTTTTAATGGATAAAAATGCGACAATTCCATAAGAGCAATAAATATACCCAGTATCACCCCGATTAATGCTGCCAGCATAGTTGTTCCAATAGAGAAAGCCAGACCATTAACAATATACATGTATCTGTTTCCTCCTAAAAAAATATCTTTTAGTAATGCTAAATATTCCATTTGTTCCCCCTTCATTTATTTAAATTTTTATTTTTTATTTATAAAAAAAAGTACAGCCTTTAAAACAGGTCTGTACTTTAAACTCCTAAAAAAACAAAATCAATAGATAAATATCTATTGACCATTCTCATTCTATACTCATGGAAATATACATTAAATAAAAACAATTTCCAATCTTTTCAAAGAAAGTTTAATTTTGATCAGCCAATTTTTAAAGATAAGGTGATATTCAATTTTCTATTAGCAAATTCCTTATCCTATTATTCCTGAACTTCATTCTCTTTCTCCCTCTTACTTAAATGATTTATATTTTTTACTATTATACGCTATTACTTTTGAAATGTCAATTTTTTATTTTGTGATATTATTTTTTCAAACAAATATTATTCTTGAAGTTTTTTTTCATTTTTTTATTATTTAGTATTGACAAGGGGCTCAACTAGTGATATCATACTAAATTATATTGAAGTGATAATAATTTAATAAGGAAGTGATAAAAATGAGTTACAAATCAAAACTAGACATCAGGCAGACTGAAGTCGCAATCAAGCAAGTAAAAGATTTCTTTGAAAGGGAATTGGCTAAAGAACTTAATTTAACAAGAGTTTCAGCTCCATTATTCGTTAAACCAGAAAGTGGATTAAATGATAACTTAAATGGAATCGAAAGACCAGTAAGCTTTGTTACAAAAGCTGGAGATAAAGCTGAAATTGTTCACTCTTTAGCAAAATGGAAAAGAATGGCACTTCACAATTATAACTTCAATATAGGAGAAGGACTATACACTGACATGAATGCTATAAGAAGAGATGAAGATACAGACTTCATTCATTCATATTACGTTGACCAATGGGACTGGGAAAAAATAATAGCTAAAGAAGACAGAAAAGAAGAAACTTTGAAAGAAATAGTTTCTGGAATATTTGAAGTATTAAGAAAAACTGAAGATTATGTTGTTTCTTTGTATCCAGAGATAGATAAAAAGATACCTGAAAAAATAACATTCATTACTGCACAGGAACTTGAAGACAAGTATCCTCTTCTTACTCCAAAAGAGAGAGAACATGCAGCTGCTAAAGAATATGGTGCTATATTTCTTATGAAAATAGGAGGAGAACTTAAATCTGGAGAAAAACATGATGGAAGAGCTCCTGACTATGATGACTGGGAATTAAATGGAGATATAATTATAAATTATGAACCTTTAGGAATAGGATTGGAACTTTCATCTATGGGAATAAGAGTAGATGAAGATTCATTGGTTAAACAACTTGAAATAGCTGGCTGTGAAGAAAGAAAAGAGCTGGATTATCACAAAAGACTTATCAATAGAGAGCTTCCATACACTATTGGTGGAGGAATTGGACAATCTCGTATCTGTATGTTCTTCCTTGATAAACTTCATATAGGGGAAGTTCAGGCATCTATGTGGCCAAAAGAAGTTCATGAGATATGTAAAAAATTAAATATTCATCTTCTATAAGAATTTTAATAATTGTTTCATATTTAAAAAAGTTGATTAATTAGGCTTATTTCACTAAAAATCCAAAACTCGTTACACTCAAACAGTTGTATTTTTCAGCGTTCAATTTCGCTATATTAATCTCATAAATTACACAATTATTTAAGTTTTATAATGCTAAGATAAAGATAAATGTCCTCTCATTTAATTGAGAGGATTTTCTTTTGTAAGAAAATATGGTAAAATATTCTGATAAAACTAAGGGGGAAAGAAAAGTGATTACTTATATTTTACTAAAACAAATAATAATAATGTTTATGCTCATGGGGGTAGGTGCTGCACTTTATAAATTAAAATACATCACTGATCAGGGAGCAAAGGAATTCGGAAATGTTCTGCTTCGTATAATTATACCAAGTGTCATTATCAAATCATATATAGTTGAATTTACTCCAGAAAAATTTAGAGATATGTGGATGTCAACAGGACTGGCCCTTTTGGGACTTCTTCTGGCTATGGCAGTTTCTGCTGTTGTATATGGAAAAAGAAAACCGATTGAAAATTTTGCTTCATCATATTCAAATGCCGGTTTTATTGGAATTCCTCTTACTCAAGCAGTTTTTGGCAGTGAAGCAGTCTTTTATGTAGCTGCTTATGTTACTCTTTTAAATCTTTTTCAATGGACTTATGGTGTATTTATAATGACTGGAGAAACTGAAAATATAAAGCCTAAGAATCTTGTCACTAATCCAATGCTTGTGAGCATGGTGATAGGACTTGTAATATTTCTTTTCTCTATTCCTGTACATGAAACAGTTGTAAAGACAATCGGCTTTCTTGCTTCAATGAATACTCCTGTTGCTATGCTGGTACTAGGTGTATTTCTTGCCAAAGCTGATATAAAAGATATTTTTCTTGATTATAAAATTTATCCTTGTATGGCTATGAGGCTTTTGGTTATTCCATTGATAACACTAGGTGTATTTTATTTTCTTCCAGTAGATAATACTACAATGGTAATGTCAGTGCTTATTGCTGCTTGTACTTCTGTGGGAGGAAATATAGCAATTTTTGCCCAGCAGTATGACAGAAATTACTTACTTGCTATAAAGACAGTTTGCTTGAGTACTATTCTTTCTATTGTGACAATACCACTGTTTTTTATGGTAGTTCAAATGTTATATATGTAAAAGGCAGATGGCTTATAATAGCCATCTGTTTTTTTATACATATCCATAATTATTTTTCTCTCTTCTTATAAAATATAATGATACAAGAATAGATAATATTTCTGCAAAAGGAACTGCCAGCCATATTCCATTTACTTTAAATACCATAGGAAGAAAAAATATTCCTATTACTATAAAAACCAATGTTCTCATAAAGGAAATTACTGCTGATATTTTTCCATTAGACAATGCTGTAAATAGTGATGAAGAAAATATATTGTACCCTGCAAAAATATACCCTATTGCAAATAATGAAAATCCTTTTTTAGCTATTTCATATACTTCCGTTCCTTCAGGGGTAAAAAAACCAACAATATATTTTGCAAATATCAGAGAGATAATAAATACTCCTATTGATGAATTCATAATAAGTTTAGAGCAGATATTAAATATCCTCTTTAATTGTTTTTGATTTTTATTTCCATAATTATAGCTTATAATCGGAGCTGTTCCCATA
Above is a window of Fusobacterium varium DNA encoding:
- the nagB gene encoding Glucosamine-6-phosphate deaminase, yielding MRVIITDKKVGDWAAVYVAKKINEFKPTKEKPFVLGLPTGGTPLEMYKRLIQLNKDGIVSFENVVTFNMDEYVGLTPDNDQSYHYYMFTNFFNHIDIKKENINILNGMAEDYEKECQRYEDKIKSYGGIHLFLGGIGPDGHIAFNEPGSSLTSRTRDKELTMDTIVANARFFGGDINAVPKLALTVGVGTILDAKEVLIMVTGLNKARALHYGVEEGVNHMWTISALQLHRCGIIVSDEAACAELKVGTYRYFKDIEKNNLDTDKLLADLYNAK
- the murR gene encoding MurPQ operon repressor: MGVIIKLNAMKNELTSIEKKIAEYILADPERIKNLNTYEIANNCETSQASIVRFSKKLGFKGFPDFKLSLSQDIGNRKAESHVNIMHEEIKPTDTFEIIGKKVATENTMAVNNTYEITDFKELEKAVKAISDARKIMLAGVGFSGIVAKDFHFKLLELGKETLFEADTHMQLSCLATMNENDVLFVISHSGKTLEVFNLAKAAKNKKIKIITLTSVVQSPIRELGDIKLSTVEMKSDFRATALSPRISQLTVVDMIYIKLMLENEDLQDYIFNAIELVKGFKLS
- a CDS encoding radical SAM protein produces the protein MKKVVKILQNISYNIVIHRLTGDGNRDTLIAPLWSLNKRDVLNSIEKEMKMENIYQGGTEI
- a CDS encoding (dimethylallyl)adenosine tRNA methylthiotransferase produces the protein MNNKKRYNSLDNYFKNTFGEKIYKVSLDGGFTCPNRDGTLSTKGCIFCSESGSGDFAGSRRLSIDEQIEEQLKLIENKFPSGKVIAYFQNFTNTYADIDYLRKIYYEALSHPRVIGLAIATRPDCLGENIIELLSEINNKYFLWVELGLQTINEEVAKIINRQYSLKTYEEAAEKLKSRNIKFVTHIIIGLPGEKENDSLDTALFSEKCGTWGIKIHLLHIIKNTKLETLYKKNELKIQKKMNM
- a CDS encoding putative DMT superfamily transporter inner membrane protein, encoding MNRQLRANFFVGLVALFWGSTYFLTKIGIGMLEPFNLTSLRFATAFLVTALFFRKRVLKVDKVTLKYSIILGILAFISVLTMTIGVKYTSASNAGFLISLSVVMIPLISVIFLKKKIKFKLLVSVILATIGIVLLTLNEQLTINKGDILCIICALAFALQVLVMERIPKNADSVAIGALQLGIVGVMNGIISFTIETFKFPHNLKLWGVIMLLGIFCTAVCYIMQIYALKDTSAIQAGIILSLEPVFSAIFAFVFLGELLSTKGYIGAVLLFISVILAGVI
- the comB gene encoding Probable 2-phosphosulfolactate phosphatase; the encoded protein is MKIDVILTAADIQPEKIKDKIVVIIDVLRATSVMITALANGAKAVYPYKDIESVLENSKKSKSFVLGGERKGLKIEGFDFGNSPLEYTREAVEGKDMFMTTSNGTRAIENSANGSKKLFIAAFLNVESVAEKILKENDDTVIVCSGTDNNFSLDDALCAGEIIKRVKEKNKNVYLTDISLAMKKLAETSISIENTLEGSKHFEYLKTIGFYGDMNHCFTMDMFDIVPEYKNGVITK
- the artJ_1 gene encoding ABC transporter arginine-binding protein 1 precursor, with translation MKKLFKSLVMGAMVLSLSVTAFAKEKIYVGTNAEFPPFEYLENGEIKGFDMELVNEIGKILDADIKIVDMAFDGLLPALQMKKVDLVIAGMTANEERMKTVSFTQPYYTASQVIIVKEGNDSIKSFNDLKGKKVGVMLGFTGDMVVSEIEGVKIERFNAAYAGIMALQAGKVEAVVLDSEPAKNYVAQNKGLVLADADAEQEEYAIAVRKNDKALLEKVEKALKEIKENGTYDKLLQKYFN
- the artM_2 gene encoding Arginine transport ATP-binding protein ArtM, with the protein product MIKVVNLYKNFGKLEVLKNISAEIHKGDIVAIIGPSGSGKSTFLRCLNRLEEPTDGHIYVKGEDLMAPETDINKVREKVGMVFQHFNLFPHKTVLENLTLSPMKLKGYSQEEADKKAMALLDKVGLREKADAYPNQLSGGQKQRIAIARALAMEPEVMLFDEPTSALDPEMIKEVLDVMRGLAKEGMTMLIVTHEMGFARNVANRLFFMDRGDILEDTTPAELFDNPKHERAKEFLEKVLNK
- the artQ gene encoding Arginine transport system permease protein ArtQ, with the protein product MEYLALLKDIFLGGNRYMYIVNGLAFSIGTTMLAALIGVILGIFIALMELSHFYPLKHRKGWEKFNPLSSLAFAYVDLIRGTPAVVQLMILANLIFVGALRDTPILVIAGLSFGINSGAYVAEIIRAGIEGLDKGQMEAARALGMPYGIAMKEIIIPQAVKKILPALVSEFITLLKETSIVGFIGGVDLLRSANIITSQTYRGVEPLLAVGLIYLVLTAVFTKFMRGIEKGLKVSD
- the asnA gene encoding Aspartate--ammonia ligase; the encoded protein is MSYKSKLDIRQTEVAIKQVKDFFERELAKELNLTRVSAPLFVKPESGLNDNLNGIERPVSFVTKAGDKAEIVHSLAKWKRMALHNYNFNIGEGLYTDMNAIRRDEDTDFIHSYYVDQWDWEKIIAKEDRKEETLKEIVSGIFEVLRKTEDYVVSLYPEIDKKIPEKITFITAQELEDKYPLLTPKEREHAAAKEYGAIFLMKIGGELKSGEKHDGRAPDYDDWELNGDIIINYEPLGIGLELSSMGIRVDEDSLVKQLEIAGCEERKELDYHKRLINRELPYTIGGGIGQSRICMFFLDKLHIGEVQASMWPKEVHEICKKLNIHLL
- a CDS encoding auxin efflux carrier → MITYILLKQIIIMFMLMGVGAALYKLKYITDQGAKEFGNVLLRIIIPSVIIKSYIVEFTPEKFRDMWMSTGLALLGLLLAMAVSAVVYGKRKPIENFASSYSNAGFIGIPLTQAVFGSEAVFYVAAYVTLLNLFQWTYGVFIMTGETENIKPKNLVTNPMLVSMVIGLVIFLFSIPVHETVVKTIGFLASMNTPVAMLVLGVFLAKADIKDIFLDYKIYPCMAMRLLVIPLITLGVFYFLPVDNTTMVMSVLIAACTSVGGNIAIFAQQYDRNYLLAIKTVCLSTILSIVTIPLFFMVVQMLYM